GTGATCACCCGGTGTTCTCCCCGGCTCATGAGGACCAGGCCGGAAAAGGGCTCTCCCTGGCTTCCCGTGGTCATGACCACCAGCGACCCCGGAGAGACTTTCCCGATATCCTCGATGCTCACCATGGTCTTGTCGTCGGCGTGAAGGTAGCCCAGTTCCCGGGCAAGATCCACGTTCTTCACCATGCTCCTCCCCACCAGGACGACCTTCCGGTTGAACCGGGCTGCTGCGTCCACCACCTGCTGTACCCGGTGCAGGTTGCTGGCAAAGGCCGAAATGACGATGCGCCTCGAGCGGTGCTGCCGTAAAAGCCTGTCGAGGGTGCCCGAAAGGGTATGCTCCGACTGGGTGAACCCCGGCCGTTCCACGTTGGTGGAATCTGAAAGCATAAGGAGGACGCCCTTCCGGCCTTCCTCGGAGAAGGCGGCGTAATCGGTCAGCCTGCCGTCGATGGGTGTGGGGTCAAGTTTGAAGTCTCCGGTATGGAGCACGGTGCCCACGGGGGTTTCTATGGCAAGCCCCACGCCGTCGGGGACCGAGTGGCACACGGCGATGAACCTCACGGAGAAGGGGCCCATCTCCACCCGTTCGCCGGCCCGGATTTCCCGGTAGTCGGGTGTAAAGGCGGGGGCCCATTCGGAGAGTTTGTTCCCCACCATGCCCAGGGTGAGTTTCGTCCCGTAGAGAGGGGACGGAATCTTCGGCAGGATGAAAGGCAGGCCGCCGATATGGTCCTCGTGACCGTGGGTGATGACGATTCCGACAATCTTCTCTTTTCTCTCTTCAAGGTAGGCGATGTCGGGTATGACAAAGTCGATGCCGAACATCTCGTCGTCGGGGAACATGAGCCCGCAGTCGACCACGAGGATGGAGTCCCCGTACTCGAGAGCGTACATGTTTTTTCCCACTTCCCCCAGGCCGCCCAGGGGGATATACCTCAGTTTCCCGTCCATCGTCCGGGGGGTGCTTTTTTTCTTTCGGTTTCGTGAATCTCTCACCATTGGTACACCTTACCTTTCTCCGTTTTTCGTTCCGGCGGGAAGGAGGAATCTCTCCCTCCGTATTGCCGAACCGAAAATTCTTTGTTAGAATTCCATATCAAACGTAATATGAACCTTGCCTCGCTCAGAGGACGTTACCGGGAGGTAGAAAGTTTGAGCAATAACACCAGCGACAGCCCCTCCACCATGACCCGGAAGGGATACGAGAAGCTCATGGCGGAGCTCGTTGAGCTCCGAAGTACGGTACGAGCGGAAATATCCCGCCAGCTCGAAGAGGCCAGGTCCTTCGGGGACCTCAGCGAGAACGCAGAATACGCCGCGGCGAAAGAAGAGCAGGCAAAACTCGAGACGCGCATATCCTACCTCGAATTCCAGCTCAGCAAAGCAAAGATCCTCGACTCCTCCACCATCGACAACAGCAGCGTAACCCTCGGGACTACGGTCACCATCCAGGACATCAACAACTCCGCCGAATTCTCCTACACTATCGTAGGTTCCGAAGAGTCGGACCCGAAGGCGAACAAGATATCCTCGTCAAGTCCCGTCGGACAGGCCCTTCTGAACAAGAAGGTGGGCGACGAGGTGCACGTCAAGGTCCCCCGGGGCGTGAGGCACCTACGGATCAAGGATATTTCCGTCCTCGCCTGAAGCCTCTTCCGAACCGGCGCCGGTTGAAGGGACAGGGTTTTCCCCTGTCTCTTTCAGCTGCGTGGGGTCGGACCTGTAGGTCAGGCCGTCGTCGCCCCAGTCGTCCTCCATGATGGGTCTGCGGGACGGTACTCCTTCAGGCTTTTTCCCCTTGAATTCGCCCTGGTCGGGGAAGGGGTTCGAGAGCTTTTTGTCGCCGAAGGCCAGCGGCGTCTCGGGGAAGGCTTTCACCATGAACCGCAGGGTCATCCAGTCGTCGTTCTGCGCAAGTTGGTCATCCCGAAAGATGAACTCCCACCGGCTGCAGTCGTGGTCCAGGATCAGGCGATAGGCCACTTCGCTCACGTTGTCGGTTTTGATGTCGTAGGTGGACATGGCCGAAAGGTACACGTCCCGCCCCGCTGGAAAACCCAGTTCAGTATAAAAGACTTCGCTGTCTCCGGCCCTGTCCCATCCCAGGGGGGAGCGGCCGGTGACATTCTGGATGTGCCACGCATTGGCGAAGTCGAACATGCCGAGCCGCGTCCGGAATCCGAGCCACATGCCCGTGGTCTCCTGGTGATCCTGGAGGCTGTCGGTGAGGTTGTCGAAGCCCGAATAGGAAAATTTCCGGTACTGTCCCCGCCAGAAGGGCCGGATGTCCCCGGTCTTCACAATATACTGGGCCTGGATGTCCCAAACGGACCGGGAGCCCGACCGGGCTTCTCCGGGGCGGGTCCTGGATGTCTCGTACTCGCCCCACAGCCCCGTGATCCTCCAGGAAAAATCTTTCAGCCCCCCCAACGTAAACCAGGGGCTCGTTACGGTGATTTCCGGTTCCCTGTGGAGCACGTTCCGGTAGTTCCTCGTCTGCTGGACGCCGTTGATCTCCTGGTTCCGCTTCTCGATGTCCAGGTTCTCCCTCTGGGACCAGAGGACTTTGGCGGTCCATCCCTGCCGGAAGTAATCAAAACCCCAGGACGGCCTGTGCTTCTTCTCGGCGATGCTCTTCCCGCCCTCGTCCTCATCGAGTTTCTCCCAGGAGTAGTCCATGTCGGCAAACACCGAAAAATTCCTGCCGAAACGCTGCCTCAGGCCGGCACGGGCCTCCAGGTCGATGTCGCTCCAGTAGCGGAAGGCCATGGTCACTTCGCCGGTATCCCAGGCATAGGGGCCCGTGAGAGCGTAGCCGACGCCCTTGTCGGAGTCGTACACAACGCTCGGAATGAATATTCCCAGCAGATAGTCTTTCTCTCCGTGGAGAGGCACCACGTAGTCGAAAGGGTACGAGAAGAGAAACTTCTCTGCGATGTAGACCCGGGGATTCTTCGCGATGACCCGTACGCCGGGGATAACCACCAGCCGCTTGGTCATGAGCCGGTAGTGGGTCTTCGGCAGGGGACAGGTGGTCATGGACGCGTCGGTCCATTTCGCCACCTGCTGGTCCTCGTCCTTGACCCGGCGGGTGTGGCGCTTCTTTATCCAGTTCTTTTCCAGGGCCGAGTTCAGGGGAACCACTTCGAGGTTTTTTCCCCTGATATAGACAGTGCCCCCCTGTGTCCCGGCGGGGAGGTCTCCTGTAGCGTCGGTGAGGACACCCTCCCCGGCATTCAGGTCGTATTCCAGCGTCTTGCCGGTGAAGCGGTTGGCCCCGTACAGCAGCGTCACCACTTCTCCCGGCCTGGACGTGGCCACGGCAAACTGCTTCACCGTATCATACTCCATGCGGTGGGAGAAAATCCTGACGTTGTCCTGCCTGAGGCGCACCTTCCCTTCCGCCTCGGCCATTCCGCCGGCCTGGTCGAAGATGACTCGGTCGGCGTCGAGGGTGATGTCGCCCTTCGGCTCAGCCCCGACCACGTCAGGAAAGGCACAGGCAAAGAAAACGGCCGCGAACAGAAAAAAGATTATAAAGCCTCGTTTCATCGATTTTTCTCCCCCTGGTCGAACCATTTCACTGTGGCTCCCTTGTCGGCTTCCATAATTCCGCCGGGAATGAGCGTCATGTGCCCTGCCTCGAACAGCCCGAGGTCTCCGGAGGCCTCAAAGCCCTCGGGAAAGACCACTTTGTTGGACTTCTGTTCCCATTCCGCCAAGGGGGCCCTGTAGTGAAAAAGAACCGTACCGTCCGTCATGGTGCCCTTCGGCTCGGTTATGTCGGCCCGCATGTTCTTTTCAAAGTACCGCCCCTTGGGCGCCTTCAGGGTCCAGACCCGGCCGTTTCCCCGCACAACTTCCACGTCGATGGAAAAGAGGTTCGCCCAGTCCTTTCCCCGTTCGACCTTTCCGACGTTCGCTTTCCAGAGGTCACCGTTCACTTCCCGGTCGATGGTGATGTTCTCGAGAATGGAGTCGGGTATTCCCGCGGGTATCCGTCCCTCGCTCAGGTCCAGGGCGGCATCCCGTATGACCTGAAAGGCGAAATATCCCCCAATGCCGAGAACCAGCAGAAGGATAAGGGTCCTTTTCCCCCAGCGGCTTTTTTCTGTCACCGGCATATCCGACACGATTTTACCACGTCACTTTCCAGATTTTGTCCTCTTTGACCAAGGACAGCGTTTTGCTCCGCAAGGTCCGGAACACCAGCATCTTCTGGGCGGTTACCACCTTGGCCCGGTCGCCGTCCAGCCACTGAACCTTGTACCCGTCCCGGAGGGATACCCGCAGCCCCGTGGAGGCAACCTGCCTGCGGAATTCCTCCTCGTTCAGCAAGGTCTTCGTCGCCGACGAGAGAAGCCCGTACATGGCCTCCGTATTGCCCTCTATCCAGTGGCCTATGAAGAGCTCCAGCGTCTTGTCCCGGCTGATGAAAATAACATTCTTTTTCGGTTCCTCCGCCGGCTCGGGCCTGAGGGGCTCGGGCGCGGGCTGGGGTTTCAGCTCCGCAAGCTCCATGGGCAGGGCAGGTGCCGGAGGAGGGGGCAGGGCCTGCGGCGGCTCGGGTTCCTTCGCGGGTTTCGGCTTCGGCTGGTCCTTCCGGGGCGCGGGAGGAAGCTCGACGACCACCACTTCCTTCTCCGCCGTCTCCGGCGCGGCAGCCACGGGGGTGGTTCCAGCCGCATCCCCCCGGAAGGTGAAGAGCTGTTCCTCCACGATGCCGAGGCGCCTCATGGCGACGGCGAACTCCTTGTCCGGCTGCTTCGGAAAGAACACCAGACCTTGGACGATCCCGCTCACGGGCTGGTCGAATTTCCCTTCGTAGCTCAGGGGGGTCACTTTTTCCCCGTTTTTGTTCACAAGACGGACGGCCGACGCAAATCCACCGAAATCCAGGGGACGGGGGCCGAAGGCGTAGATGGTGACAAGGAAAGGTTCCGTGTCGGCAATCCGGAGCTCGGAGACAAAAGCCCTCCGGTACTCTTCCTTTTCCTCTTCGGACATTCCGCTCCGGGCAGCCTCGGACTCGACCCACGGGCCAACGAGTTCCTCCGGGTAATGGACTACCCACACCAGGCAGTCCCGCCCCCAGTGAAAGGACGTCCATCGCTCGAGGATTTCCGTGGCCTCCATGATGGCCTCGCTTCCCGCCGCAGGTACGGCGGAAAGCAGCAGTACCGCCAGAAGGGAAAGGAGCCTTTTCCTGATTCTTGCTATGCCTGAAAATGCCACGGAAGAAACTGCCTCCTAAAGCCGCAGGTCAATAATGGCCGAAACCCCCACGCCCTGGACCCGCCTGAATCTCTGGATGGGGTTCTCCGAGTCGATGGGTACGAGGATTTTCACCCTAAGCCGGTCCTGGAACGTGGCCTCGATCTGGGCCACGGCCTTGGTGCCGTTGATGGCGTCGCCCCGGGGCCCGGCCACCTGGGCCGCGCCGATATGGGTGCCCGATCCGATGGAAACGATGGGAACGACCTTGGTGTGCCCCTCCATCTTCGCCCCCTTGTTCAGGGTGATGGTGTTGATGAAGTCATTGATGGGCCCAGCTATGGCGGAGACGACGAACCCGCCGCCCACGACACCGACGAGGTCCCCCAGATCGAAGGCCCAGGCTGTCCCGCCCAGGGCGAGGGCGGACGCCAGGATCAGGGCAAGAAATTTCTTTCTCAGCGCACTCATTTTCCTACCTCCCTACTTTGAATCCGGTTCTTTCTTCTCCTCAGGTACAGGTTCTTCTTTCTTCAGCATTCCCTGAAGCCCCTGGGGCACCGGGTAGGCCGATACCCTGACGATATCGGCGGTCTCCGCGAAAACCACCGTTCCCTCGGGAATTTCCTTGAGGTCGCCCCGGACGAGGAACCCGCCCGCGAGGCCGATGGGCCCGAGGAGGATGGCGCCCACCACGCTGGTTCCGGCGGCGGCCATCTGGGCGGACTCGGCTTCCGTGGCCTTCTTGGCGTTTTCTCCCACCGTCAGGAAGATCTCTTCAGGACCGAGGGGAAAGAGCTTCTCCACGGAGATCTTGACCTCCGACGGCCGGCCGAAACTCCGGGGCTTGGTCACTTCGGTGACCGTGGCCTGCATCCTGCTCCCCCGGGGGGCCACAAGGCTCGTCCCCACGGTGAGATCGTTCTCGAGGGTAAGGTCCACCACGTCGTCTTTCTTCGCCGTCTTTGGAGAAAGGGGCCTGCTCAGGGCTCCCCTGACCACCATTCCGGCGGGAACTTCGATGTCCTGCATGGTAACGGTGTCGGACAGCAGAATGCCGAGAATCCTCTCCAGGCGCATGGACACCGGCCGGTCCACCTGGGGCGTTCCTTCCAGATGCACTTCCAGGGCTTCCACCCTGCTGACCGCTGGAGAAAGAGAGTTTATCCTCTGCCCCAAGGCCCACTCGGCCACCCCGAGCTTGAACAGCAAAGAGGGCTGTTCGGGAGCTCCTTTTTCGATAAAGTTCAGGAGAGCATTCTGCCGCTCGGAAATGCTTCCGGGAAGCTCCCGGCCGAACATTTCCTTTTCCACGCTGTTCAGCCGCTCGATAAGGCCTCCGGTCCGTTCGCTTCCGTATAGAAGGCGCTCAACCCTGCCCATGATGAATACCGTAGACTGCTGCTCTTCCGCATATGCCCCACCACCGGCGGCACACACCGCAAAAAGTGCGAGCACAAGACCGAGAAGCGTTTTTTTCATGCCTATTCCCTCCCTGGTATGGAATCTACAAGCTGCACCGCCGCGCCGATGAAGCCCATAAAAAGCGGGTGAGGCTTCACCGGGCGGGACCGGAACTCCGGATGGAACTGGACGCCCACGAACCACGGATGGTCCGGAAGCTCCACGATCTCCACAAGGTTTTTCTTCGCATAGATGCCCGCGATTCTCATTCCCTTCTCCTCGAGACGGCTCCGGTAGTCATTGTTGAACTCGTACCTGTGGCGGTGCCTCTCGAGCACCTGGTCCGCCCCACCGTAGGCATTTGCGGTTTTTGTGCCGGGAACAAGGTCGCAGGGATACACGCCGAGGCGCATGGTCCCTCCCTTGTCCTCCACGTGGGCCTGATCCTCCATCAAGTGTATCACAGGGCTGGTGCACCCGGGATCGATTTCCGAACTATTCGCTCCCGGAATGCCGCACACGTGGCGGGCGAACTCAACCACTGCCACCTGCATGCCCAGGCACAGGCCGAAGTAAGGGATTTTCTTCTCCCTGGCGTACCTTGCAGCGGCGATCTTTCCCTCAATACCCCGGGAACCGAACCCTCCCGGAACGATAATCCCGCAGGCGCCGGACAAAATGGCTTCCGCTCCCTGCTCCTCGATTTCCTCCGCCTCCACCGACCGGATCTTCACCCTGACGTCGTGGTGGATGCCGGCATGGTAGAGCGCCTCGGTGACGCTCAGATAAGCGTCCTTGTGGTTGATGTATTTTCCCACCATGACGACCTCCACTTCGCCGGAGGGGGCGCAGAATCCGTCCACCACCCTCCGCCAGTCGGCCAGATCGGGCTCCCGGGGAGATTCCATGGAGAGGTACTTGAGGACAAGGGTGTCGAACTTCTGCTCGAACAGGCTCAGGGGAACCTTGTAAATGGTGGGCTCGTCCAAAGCCTGGATCACCGCTTCCGGAGGAACGTTGCAGAACAGGGCCATCTTGTCCCTCATCTCGTCCTCGATGGGGTAATGGGACCGGCAAACCAGGACCTGGGGCAGAATACCGATGCGGCGGAGCTCCTGCACGCTGTGCTGTGTGGGCTTTGTCTTCAGTTCCCGGGCGGCCTCGAGCCAGGGCACCAAAGTAACGTGGCAGTAGACCACGTTTTCCCGCCCCACCCTGGTGGCCATCTGGCGGATGGCCT
This genomic window from Aminivibrio sp. contains:
- a CDS encoding ribonuclease J — translated: MDGKLRYIPLGGLGEVGKNMYALEYGDSILVVDCGLMFPDDEMFGIDFVIPDIAYLEERKEKIVGIVITHGHEDHIGGLPFILPKIPSPLYGTKLTLGMVGNKLSEWAPAFTPDYREIRAGERVEMGPFSVRFIAVCHSVPDGVGLAIETPVGTVLHTGDFKLDPTPIDGRLTDYAAFSEEGRKGVLLMLSDSTNVERPGFTQSEHTLSGTLDRLLRQHRSRRIVISAFASNLHRVQQVVDAAARFNRKVVLVGRSMVKNVDLARELGYLHADDKTMVSIEDIGKVSPGSLVVMTTGSQGEPFSGLVLMSRGEHRVITLTEKDVVAIFATPIPGNEKMVSSTINRLFACGCEVVYEKEQAIHVSGHAAQDELRVMLNMVRPQFFVPVHGEYRHLVRHAKLAREMGVAPKNAFVLLNGDVLTLEKDKAVVKDRVQAGGIMVDGIALGEMQGSVLKERRELAEEGTVAVSLILTPEGALASPPVFESRGFLHLEDAAKLREDLTVSVEKAVESLGAKAVSDRDLLETRIKGRMRDALRRFGRGRPVILPLVTVLGEKPAAERPRTSSQGRGRRRKS
- the greA gene encoding transcription elongation factor GreA gives rise to the protein MTRKGYEKLMAELVELRSTVRAEISRQLEEARSFGDLSENAEYAAAKEEQAKLETRISYLEFQLSKAKILDSSTIDNSSVTLGTTVTIQDINNSAEFSYTIVGSEESDPKANKISSSSPVGQALLNKKVGDEVHVKVPRGVRHLRIKDISVLA
- a CDS encoding CTP synthase is translated as MSKYVFVTGGVVSSLGKGITAASLGVLLKKRGFRVSIIKLDPYLNVDAGTMNPFQHGEVFVTDDGAETDLDLGHYERFIDESLSADNNVTTGKIYSSVISRERRGDYLGGTVQVIPHITNEIQERILRAGEGRDVVIAEIGGTVGDIEGQPFLEAIRQMATRVGRENVVYCHVTLVPWLEAARELKTKPTQHSVQELRRIGILPQVLVCRSHYPIEDEMRDKMALFCNVPPEAVIQALDEPTIYKVPLSLFEQKFDTLVLKYLSMESPREPDLADWRRVVDGFCAPSGEVEVVMVGKYINHKDAYLSVTEALYHAGIHHDVRVKIRSVEAEEIEEQGAEAILSGACGIIVPGGFGSRGIEGKIAAARYAREKKIPYFGLCLGMQVAVVEFARHVCGIPGANSSEIDPGCTSPVIHLMEDQAHVEDKGGTMRLGVYPCDLVPGTKTANAYGGADQVLERHRHRYEFNNDYRSRLEEKGMRIAGIYAKKNLVEIVELPDHPWFVGVQFHPEFRSRPVKPHPLFMGFIGAAVQLVDSIPGRE